In Xenorhabdus ishibashii, the following are encoded in one genomic region:
- a CDS encoding DUF4222 domain-containing protein encodes MRNPAPHDYYTHKNGEAVQVLSVAFNRVTFVRDGYHTPCTMPLSRFTKEYTYAGRA; translated from the coding sequence ATGCGTAACCCAGCCCCCCATGACTATTACACCCATAAGAACGGGGAAGCCGTACAAGTGCTGTCAGTCGCCTTTAATCGCGTGACCTTTGTCCGTGATGGTTATCACACCCCGTGCACCATGCCATTAAGCCGATTCACTAAAGAATACACCTACGCAGGGAGAGCATGA
- a CDS encoding helix-turn-helix transcriptional regulator produces the protein MIHIFTREELEYSDELDRLIREEECEWLTSLGRRHRSYLEKNGKFPLKITIGPQTKVYRLSEIQAWIKGTWKPE, from the coding sequence ATGATACATATATTCACTCGTGAAGAATTAGAATATTCAGATGAACTTGATAGACTAATTAGAGAAGAAGAGTGTGAATGGTTAACCTCATTAGGAAGAAGACACAGGTCATATCTTGAAAAAAATGGCAAGTTTCCTTTAAAAATAACGATAGGTCCACAAACTAAAGTTTATCGATTGTCTGAAATTCAGGCATGGATAAAAGGCACTTGGAAGCCAGAATAA
- a CDS encoding Rha family transcriptional regulator, with protein MTSKNMALNGQGLAHTENSQELILVQHRTESRIDSRLFAKRIGIQHKSLYELIRKNTKNLRQFGILPFQTERLNTEQLGERKHKYALLNEDQFDFMCRLIRGRDHDLMVQFKLDVTKAFAKKRAAEPIRREYLPNYHESRDALRDLGAERHHYINLARTENRFAGLLDGERQNADEQQLGLLVCIQKIEQAAFQDARNAGQSPTQALREVSRRIELFATLMNPTGRIGG; from the coding sequence ATGACATCTAAAAATATGGCCTTAAATGGTCAGGGACTTGCTCACACTGAAAACAGCCAAGAGCTTATTTTGGTTCAGCATAGAACTGAATCGAGAATTGATTCACGCCTGTTTGCTAAGCGCATCGGAATTCAGCATAAGAGCCTTTATGAATTAATTAGGAAGAACACTAAGAATTTAAGGCAGTTTGGAATCCTTCCGTTTCAAACGGAGCGATTAAATACTGAGCAACTTGGTGAACGTAAGCATAAATACGCCTTGCTCAATGAAGACCAGTTCGACTTTATGTGCCGACTTATTAGAGGGCGTGATCATGATCTGATGGTTCAGTTTAAGCTGGATGTAACAAAAGCCTTTGCTAAGAAGCGAGCTGCTGAACCTATACGTCGTGAATATCTGCCTAACTATCATGAATCCCGTGATGCTTTACGTGATCTGGGCGCAGAACGTCACCATTACATCAACCTTGCTCGTACTGAGAATCGCTTTGCGGGTTTACTGGATGGTGAACGCCAGAACGCAGATGAGCAACAGTTAGGATTACTTGTCTGTATTCAGAAGATTGAACAGGCTGCTTTTCAAGATGCAAGGAATGCAGGGCAATCACCAACACAAGCACTGAGGGAAGTAAGCCGCCGTATTGAGCTGTTCGCAACACTAATGAACCCTACAGGGCGCATTGGAGGCTAA
- a CDS encoding helix-turn-helix transcriptional regulator: MAMKFTSPTPQERQSILNEYGEKYDRRIREKECEHLSSLSRSRRWVLEEEGKFPKRVPLGRNSVSWLLSDVLWWVRNPPTVENVNNPYSRKSN; the protein is encoded by the coding sequence ATGGCAATGAAGTTTACATCACCGACACCACAAGAACGACAATCAATTTTAAATGAGTATGGCGAGAAATATGATCGTCGAATCAGGGAAAAAGAATGTGAGCATCTTTCCAGTTTATCGCGTTCTCGTCGTTGGGTATTAGAGGAAGAAGGTAAATTTCCTAAACGCGTTCCATTGGGGCGTAATTCCGTCTCATGGTTATTAAGTGATGTTTTGTGGTGGGTACGTAATCCTCCAACAGTAGAGAACGTAAATAACCCCTATAGCCGAAAATCAAATTAA